One region of Macadamia integrifolia cultivar HAES 741 chromosome 11, SCU_Mint_v3, whole genome shotgun sequence genomic DNA includes:
- the LOC122093342 gene encoding ABC transporter D family member 1-like — protein sequence MVKPSVDILWFTWRMKLLTGQRGVVILYAYMLLGLGFLRTVAPDFGDLTSREQQLEGTFRFMHERLRTHAESIAFFGGGAREKAMVDSRFRMLLGHSQILLKKKWLYGILDDFITKQLPHNVTWGLSLLYALEHKGDRTLTSAQGELAHALRFLASVISQSFLAFGDILELHRKFLVLSGGINRIFELDELLDVAQSEVQSRDTSISLENNDVAAEDIISFSEVDIITPTQKLLARKLTCDIVPGRSMLVTGPNGSGKSSIFRVLHGLWPIASGRLTKPLQSIKERESARCDVFYIPQQPYTCLGSLRDQIIYPLSHEEAKVITVKMFGQGEKSKDGGYILDARLRSILENVRLIYLLEREGGWDATVNWEDILSLGEQQRLGMARLFFHSPRFGVLDECTNATSVEVEEHLYKLAQEMCITVVTTSQRPALIPYHSMELRLVDGEGKWELLSIKH from the exons ATGGTTAAGCCGTCTGTGGACATTCTTTG GTTCACTTGGAGGATGAAGCTGTTAACTGGCCAAAGGGGAGTTGTGATACTATATGCATATATGCTACTGGGTCTTGGTTTTCTAAGGACTGTTGCACCTGACTTTGGTGATCTGACTAGCCGAGAACAACAACTTGAGGGAACCTTCAG GTTCATGCATGAAAGACTCCGTACTCATGCTGAATCCATTGCCTTCTTTGGGGGCGGTGCCAGAGAAAAAGCT ATGGTTGATTCACGATTCAGAATGCTGCTTGGTCACTCTCAAATTCTTCTAAAGAAGAAATGGTTGTATGGTATATTGGATGATTTTATCACCAAGCAACTCCCACACAATGTGACTTGGGGTTTGAGTTTGTTATATGCTCTGGAGCACAAGGGTGATCGCACATTGACTTCCGCTCAAg GTGAACTAGCACATGCATTGCGGTTCCTTGCATCTGTTATATCACAAAGCTTCCTAGCTTTTGGTGACATTCTTGAGTTGCATAGAAAATTTCTTGTACTTTCTGGTGGCATCAATAGGATTTTTGAGCTGGATGAGCTTCTTGATGTTGCTCAAAGCG AGGTTCAGTCGCGTGATACTTCAATTTCACTTGAGAACAATGATGTTGCAGCAGAAGATATTATCTCATTCTCAGAGGTGGATATTATCACCCCAACGCAGAAGTTGTTGGCTAGGAAGTTGACATGTGACATTGTTCCAGGGAGAAGCATGCTTGTTACTG GTCCCAATGGAAGCGGTAAGAGCTCCATTTTCAGAGTGCTTCATGGTTTATGGCCCATTGCAAGTGGAAGACTGACTAAACCATTACAAAGTATCAAAGAAAGGGAAAGCGCAAGGTGTGATGTCTTCTATATTCCTCAACAACCATATACATGTTTGGGATCCCTGAGGGATCAAATTATCTACCCTCTCTCTCATGAAGAAGCGAAGGTGATTACAGTCAAGATGTTTGGACAAG GTGAAAAGTCCAAGGATGGTGGATATATACTGGACGCACGTTTGAGATCGATTCTTGAAAATGTTCGATTGATCTACCTTCTGGAAAGGGAGGGAGGTTGGGATGCTACTGTGAACTGGGAAGACATTCTCTCTCTTGGGGAGCAGCAAAGACTTGGCATG GCCCGCCTGTTCTTTCACAGCCCTAGATTTGGTGTTCTTGATGAATGCACCAA TGCTACAAGCGTTGAAGTCGAAGAGCACCTGTATAAGCTGGCACAGGAGATGTGCATCACTGTTGTTACCACCTCACAA AGaccagctctgataccatatcaTTCCATGGAACTGCGATTGGTTGATGGTGAGGGTAAATGGGAGTTACTATCAATTAAACATTAG
- the LOC122093341 gene encoding transmembrane 9 superfamily member 1, whose translation MFSTVRSFSLLFAFLLVVSPAFASESDHKYQPEDPVTLWVNKVGPYNNPQETYNYHSLPFCQPAGTAAHKWGGLGEVLGGNELIDSQIEVKFQKNVDKASICELELDAAKVKQFKDAIENTYWFEFFMDDLPLWGFVGELHPDKHSDNKHLLYTHKNIIVKYNGDQIIHVNLTQDNPKPVEVGKMLDLTYSVRWISTNVTFGRRFDIYLDYPFFEHQIHWFSIFNSFMMVIFLTGLVSMILMRTLRNDYAKYAREDDDLESLERDVSEESGWKLVHGDVFRPSRNLVLLSALVGTGAQLVMLVLLVILLAMIGMLYVGRGAIVTTFIVCYALTSFISGYVSGGLYSRNGGKTWIKSMILTASLFPFMCFGIGFILNTIAIFYGSLAAIPFGTMVVVFVIWAFISFPLALLGTVVGRNWSGAPNNPCRVKTIPRPIPEKKWYLTPSVVSLMGGLLPFGSIFIEMYFVFTSFWNYKVYYVYGFMLLVFLILIIVTVCVTIVGTYFLLNAENYHWQWTSFFSAASTAVYVYLYSIYYYYVKTKMSGFFQTSFYFGYTLMLCLGLGILCGAVGYLGSTLFVRRIYRNIKCD comes from the exons ATGTTTTCCACCGTCCgatccttctctctcttattcgcTTTCCTTCTCGTGGTCTCTCCTGCTTTTGCTTCTGAGTCTGATCACAAG TATCAACCAGAAGATCCAGTGACCCTTTGGGTAAACAAGGTTGGACCCTATAATAATCCACAAGAAACATACAACTACCATAGCCTTCCATTTTGCCAGCCTGCTGGCACAGCTGCCCATAAATGGGGTGGTCTTGGTGAGGTGCTTGGTGGAAATGAGCTTATCGACAGTCAGATTGAAGTCAAGTTTCAAA AAAATGTGGATAAGGCTTCCATATGTGAACTTGAACTTGATGCAGCAAAGGTTAAACAATTCAAGGATGCAATTGAAAATACTTACTGGTTTGAATTCTTCATGG ATGATCTGCCTTTGTGGG GTTTTGTTGGTGAGCTCCATCCTGACAAACACAGTGATAACAAACATTTGCTTTATACACACAAGAATATTATTGTCAAGTACAATGGAGATCAG ATTATTCATGTTAATCTCACTCAGGACAACCCTAAACCTGTGGAAGTGGGGAAAATGCTGGATTTGACATATTCTGTGAGATGGATTTCTACAAATGTCACTTTTGGACGGCGTTTTGATATTTATCTGGACTATCCTTTCTTTGAGCACCAG ATTCATTGgttctccattttcaattctTTCATGATGGTTATCTTCCTTACTGGGTTGGTGTCGATGATTTTAATGAGAACTCTGAGAAATGACTATGCAAAATATGCTCGGGAAGATGATGATCTGGAGTCTTTG GAAAGGGATGTGAGTGAGGAGTCTGGTTGGAAACTTGTCCATGGTGATGTTTTCCGGCCTTCCCGCAATTTGGTTCTACTTTCTGCTCTCGTTGGCACAGGTGCTCAACTTGTGATGCTTGTTCTCCTTGTCATCCTCTTAGCAATGATTGGAATGTTGTATGTCGG ACGAGGAGCAATTGTCACAACTTTTATAGTATGCTATGCTCTTACATCATTCATATCGGGTTATGTGAGTGGTGGATTGTATTCACGCAATGGTG gTAAAACCTGGATAAAATCGATGATCCTCACAGCATCACTTTTTCCCTTTATGTGCTTTGGCATTGGCTTCATCCTTAACACAATTGCTATATTCTATGGTTCCCTAGCGGCCATTCCCTTTGGGACAATGGTGGTTGTGTTTGTCATTTGGGCTTTCATCTCCTTTCCTCTGGCACTTCTTGGTACAGTTGTTGGAAGAAATTGGAGTGGTGCTCCAAACAATCCTTGTCGTGTCAAGACCATTCCTCGTCCCATTCCTGAGAAGAAATGGTATCTCACACCTTCAGTTGTGTCTCTGATGGGAGGATTGCTTCCCTTTGGCAGCATCTTCATTGAAATGTACTTTGTCTTCACATCCTTCTGGAATTATAAG GTGTACTATGTGTATGGCTTTATGTTGTTGGTCTTCCTGATTCTCATTATTGTTACTGTTTGTGTCACAATTGTGGGGACATATTTCTTGCTAAATGCTGAGAACTATCACTGGCAGTGGACTTCATTCTTCTCTGCTGCATCAACAGCGGTCTACGTGTACCTTTACTCTATATATTACTACTATGTTAAGACTAAGATGTCAGGCTTCTTCCAGACCAGTTTCTATTTTGGATACACTCTGATGTTGTGCCTTGGTTTGGGAATCCTCTGTG GGGCTGTTGGTTATCTGGGCTCTACTCTGTTTGTGAGGAGGATTTACAGGAACATAAAATGTGACTAG